A portion of the Eulemur rufifrons isolate Redbay chromosome 30, OSU_ERuf_1, whole genome shotgun sequence genome contains these proteins:
- the NHS gene encoding actin remodeling regulator NHS isoform X3 translates to MALACCMPKNAAVSNLDIESKLSVYYRAPWHQQRNIFLPATRPPCVEELHRHARQSLQALRREHRSRSDRREQRAAVPLATAAPPLPSYPPAHSQRRREVKDRHFLTFNSTRSPSPTECCHMTPWSRKSHPPEDEDTDVMLGQRPKNPIHNIPSTLDKQTNWSKALPLPTPEEKMKQDAQVISSCIIPINVTGVGFDREASIRCSLVHSQSVLQRRRKLRRRKTISGIPRRVQQEIDSDESPVSRERNVIVHTNPDPSNTVNRRSGTRDSECQTEDILIAAPSRRRIRAQRGQSIAASLSHSAGNISALADKGDTMFTTTVSSRTRSRSLPREGNRGGDTEPKVGAKPSAYEEGEPFVGDHKRIPNDCSEAPSSPSTQEHQPALGLACSQHLHSPQHKLSERGRSRLSRMAADSGSCDISSNSDTFGSPIHCISTAGVLLSSHMDQKDDHQSSSGNWSGSSSTCPSQTSETIPPAASPPLTGSSHCDSELSLNTAPHANEEASVFVTEQYNDHLDKVRGHRANSFTSTVADLLDDPNNSNTSDSEWNYLHHHHDASCRQDFSPEHPKADSLGCPSFTSMATYDSFLEKSPSDKADTSSHFSVDTEGYYTSMHFDCGLKGNKSYVCHYAALGPENGQGVGVPPGLPDCAWQDYLDHRRQGRPSISFRKPKAKPTPPKRSSSLRKSDGNTDISEKKEPKTSSGQHLPHSSREMKLPLDFSNTPSRMENANLPTKQEPSWINQSEHAIKEPQLDTSDIPPFKDEGAESTHYADLWLLNDLKTNDPYRSLSNSSTATGTTVIECIKSPESSESQTSQSESRATTPSLPSVDNEFKLASPEKLAGLASPSSGYSSQSETPTSSFPTAFFSGPLSPGGSKRKPKVPERKSSLQQPSLKDGTISLSKDLELPIIPPTHLDLSALHNVLNKPFHHRHPLHVFTHNKQNTVGETLRSNPPPSLAITPTVLKSVNLRSINKSEEVKQKQGNNTDLPYLEESTLTMAALSPGKIRPHTVKKSISRQYSTEDTILSFLDSSAVDMGPDKLHLEKNTTFDVKNHCNPETTPSAGSNLLDSNVTKDQIHTESERIPESTPSKNCDFSNEGFQRVSATRPNDLDGKIIQHGAGPDGTLEQVQKASSVGQEEVAQLESVDVITSQSNSPTRATDISNQLKHQLVMSCHHDKVPGNISYESEISPANSLPEKCSEQENIASGISAKSASGNSRAEETQGSVDEASLKESSLSDDSIISSPSKDSQAEAEGVFVSPNKPRTTEDLFAVIHRSKRKVLGRKDSGDMSIRSKSRIPPGSNSSSTSSITSPSSNVTTANSQRSPGLIYRNAKKSNTSNEEFKLLLLKKGSRSDSSYRMSATEILKSPILPKPPGELTAESPQSTEDAHQGSPGAEALSPLSPCSPRVNAEGFSSKNFATSASARVGRSRAPPVASSSRYSVRCRLYNTPMQAISEGETENSDGSPHDDRSSQSST, encoded by the exons AACACCGGAGCCGGAGTGATCGTCGAGAGCAGAGAGCAGCTGTCCCCCTTGCCACCGCTGCTCCCCCGCTGCCCTCCTACCCTCCAGCGCACAGCCAGAGGAGGCGTGAGGTTAAGGACCGTCACTTCCTAACG TTTAACAGCACCCGTTCGCCCTCCCCCACTGAGTGTTGCCACATGACCCCATGGAGTAGAAAG TCCCATCCCCCAGAGGATGAAGATACAGATGTCATGTTAGGGCAGAGGCCGAAAAACCCAATACACAATATCCCCTCTACACTGGACAAGCAGACCAACTGGAGCAAAGCACTACCTCTCCCGACGCCAGAGGAGAAGATGAAACAAGATGCCCAAGTGATTTCTTCTTGCATTATTCCCATCAACGTCACTG GAGTTGGTTTTGACAGAGAGGCTAGTATACGCTGCTCTCTTGTTCATTCACAATCCGTACTACAGAGGAGACGaaaattgaggaggaggaaaACCATCTCGGGTATCCCCAGAAGAGTTCAACAAGAAATAG ATTCTGATGAATCACCAGTGTCCAGGGAAAGGAATGTGATTGTGCACACAAACCCAGACCCCTCCAACACTGTCAACAGGAGGTCTGGAACCAGGGACTCTGAGTGCCAAACCGAGGATATTCTGATTGCTGCCCCATCCAGAAGGAGAATCAGAGCTCAAAGGGGTCAGAGCATTGCAGCTTCCCTTTCACACTCTGCTGGCAACATTTCTGCCCTGGCAGACAAAGGAGACACCATGTTTACTACTACAGTGAGCAGCCGCACAAGATCTCGGAGCCTTCCCCGGGAAGGCAACAGAGGTGGGGATACTGAGCCCAAAGTTGGTGCTAAACCCTCAGCATATGAAGAGGGAGAGCCTTTCGTGGGTGACCACAAAAGAATCCCCAATGATTGCAGTGAGGCTCCAAGCAGCCCAAGCACACAGGAACACCAGCCTGCTTTGGGCTTGGCCTGTTCTCAACATCTTCACAGCCCCCAGCACAAGTTAAGTGAGAGAGGGAGGTCACGCCTGTCCCGAATGGCTGCTGACTCTGGCAGCTGTGACATCTCCTCCAACTCAGACACCTTTGGGAGCCCCATCCACTGCATCTCCACGGCTGGCGTCCTCCTCAGCAGTCACATGGACCAGAAAGATGACCACCAGTCATCCAGTGGTAACTGGAGTGGGAGCAGCTCCACGTGCCCCTCACAGACCTCAGAAACAATCCCTCCTGCAGCTTCTCCTCCCCTTACTGGCTCTTCGCACTGTGACTCGGAATTGTCACTAAACACGGCCCCTCATGCCAATGAGGAAGCCAGCGTCTTCGTGACAGAACAGTACAATGATCACCTGGATAAAGTGAGAGGCCACCGGGCAAACTCCTTCACCTCCACTGTTGCAGATCTGCTGGATGACCCCAACAACAGCAACACAAGTGACAGTGAGTGGAATTACCTACACCACCATCACGATGCCTCCTGCCGCCAGGATTTTAGTCCTGAGCATCCCAAGGCAGATAGCTTGGGCTGCCCGAGCTTCACAAGCATGGCCACTTATGATAGCTTTCTGGAAAAGTCTCCATCAGACAAAGCAGACACTAGCTCTCACTTTTCGGTAGACACGGAAGGATACTATACCTCCATGCACTTTGACTGTGGTCTCAAAGGTAATAAGAGCTATGTCTGTCACTATGCAGCCCTGGGCCCAGAGAATGGCCAGGGTGTTGGGGTTCCTCCTGGTCTTCCGGACTGTGCCTGGCAGGACTATCTAGACCACAGGAGGCAGGGGAGACCAAGCATCTCTTTCAGAAAACCAAAGGCAAAGCCAACCCCACCTAAACGTAGCTCATCGTTGAGGAAGTCCGATGGAAACACAGACATTTCTGAGAAGAAAGAACCAAAGACAAGCAGTGGTCAGCACCTGCCTCACAGTTCCAGGGAAATGAAGCTGCCTCTTGATTTCTCCAACACGCCTTCTCGGATGGAAAATGCCAATCTTCCCACCAAACAGGAACCTTCTTGGATAAACCAGAGTGAACATGCTATTAAGGAACCTCAGTTAGACACTTCAGATATTCCACCATTCAAAGATGAAGGTGCTGAATCAACTCACTATGCAGACCTCTGGCTTCTAAATGACTTGAAAACAAATGATCCTTACAGATCTCTATCTAATTCAAGCACTGCTACAGGTACCACAGTTATTGAATGCATCAAATCTCCAGAGAGCTCTGAATCCCAAACATCCCAATCAGAATCAAGAGCCACCACCCCATCTCTTCCTTCTGTTGACAATGAGTTTAAACTGGCTTCACCAGAAAAGCTGGCTGGCTTGGCATCTCCGTCAAGTGGCTACTCAAGCCAGTCTGAAACGCCAACATCCTCTTTCCCTACAGCTTTCTTTTCAGGTCCGTTGTCTCCTGGAGGTAGCAAAAGGAAACCTAAAGTCCCAGAAAGGAAATCCTCATTACAGCAACCCTCTTTAAAAGATGGAACTATATCACTGAGTAAAGATCTTGAACTTCCAATTATACCTCCTACCCATCTTGACCTAAGTGCTCTTCATAATGTCTTGAACAAACCATTCCACCACCGTCATCCattgcatgttttcactcataatAAGCAGAACACAGTAGGAGAAACACTGAGGTCTAATCCTCCACCGTCCCTTGCAATTACACCAACAGTCCTGAAATCTGTTAACCTTAGGTCCATCAATAAGTCTGAAGAAGTGAAGCAAAAACAAGGCAACAATACAGATCTCCCCTACTTAGAGGAAAGCACTCTCACAATGGCTGCCTTGTCTCCGGGTAAGATTAGGCCACATACAGTGAAGAAATCAATATCACGTCAGTACTCCACTGAAGACACCATACTGTCGTTTTTAGACTCCTCTGCAGTTGATATGGGGCCAGATAAActacatttagaaaaaaacactACATTTGATGTGAAGAATCATTGCAATCCAGAAACCACACCCTCAGCTGGTAGCAATCTTCTGGATTCAAATGTCACAAAGGACCAAATACACACAGAGAGTGAGCGTATTCCAGAAAGCACACCAAGTAAAAACTGTGATTTTTCCAACGAAGGATTTCAGAGGGTCTCTGCTACCCGCCCAAATGATTTGGATGGTAAAATAATACAACATGGAGCTGGTCCAGATGGAACCCTAGAACAGGTACAGAAGGCGTCCTCCGTAGGTCAGGAGGAAGTTGCACAACTGGAATCTGTGGATGTAATCACATCTCAGTCAAACTCACCAACTAGAGCAACAGACATAAGCAATCAACTTAAGCATCAACTTGTTATGAGCTGCCACCACGACAAAGTGCCTGGGAATATCAGCTATGAATCAGAGATATCACCTGCAAATTCACTCCCTGAAAAATGTTCTGAGCAGGAAAATATTGCTTCAGGTATTTCAGCCAAAAGTGCCTCTGGTAACAGCAGAGCAGAGGAGACCCAAGGAAGTGTGGATGAGGCTTCACTGAAAG aatcatCACTGAGCGATGACTCCATCATTTCATCACCTAGTAAAGACTCTCAAGCTGAAGCGGAGGGGGTGTTTGTGTCTCCCAACAAACCTCGAACAACTGAGGATTTATTCGCAGTCATTCACAG aTCCAAGAGGAAAGTACTTGGAAGAAAAGATTCTGGGGACATGTCTATTCGAAGCAAATCGAGAATTCCCCCTGGCAGTAATAGCAGCAGTACCAGTTCCATCACTTCACCCAGCAGCAATGTGACAACCGCCAACAGCCAGAGGTCACCTGGTCTCATCTACCGAAATGCCAAAAAGTCCAACACATCAAACGAAGAGTTTAAGCTGTTACTCCTCAAGAAAGGCAGTCGCTCGGATTCCAGTTACCGCATGTCTGCCACTGAGATCCTGAAGAGTCCCATCCTGCCCAAACCTCCTGGGGAGCTCACAGCAGAGTCCCCTCAAAGCACTGAAGATGCCCACCAGGGTTCACCTGGGGCTGAGGCATTGTCCCCACTTTCTCCGTGCTCCCCACGAGTTAATGCAGAAGGATTTTCCTCGAAGAACTTTGCCACCTCAGCATCAGCAAGGGTTGGACGTTCCCGGGCCCCTCCCGTGGCCAGCAGCAGCCGCTACAGTGTCCGCTGCCGGCTGTACAACACGCCCATGCAGGCTATCTCtgagggagagacagaaaattcTGACGGGAGCCCACACGACGACCGCTCCTCCCAGAGCTCAACATAG
- the NHS gene encoding actin remodeling regulator NHS isoform X4 has translation MALACCMPKNAAVSNLDIESKLSVYYRAPWHQQRNIFLPATRPPCVEELHRHARQSLQALRREHRSRSDRREQRAAVPLATAAPPLPSYPPAHSQRRREVKDRHFLTSHPPEDEDTDVMLGQRPKNPIHNIPSTLDKQTNWSKALPLPTPEEKMKQDAQVISSCIIPINVTGVGFDREASIRCSLVHSQSVLQRRRKLRRRKTISGIPRRVQQEIDSDESPVSRERNVIVHTNPDPSNTVNRRSGTRDSECQTEDILIAAPSRRRIRAQRGQSIAASLSHSAGNISALADKGDTMFTTTVSSRTRSRSLPREGNRGGDTEPKVGAKPSAYEEGEPFVGDHKRIPNDCSEAPSSPSTQEHQPALGLACSQHLHSPQHKLSERGRSRLSRMAADSGSCDISSNSDTFGSPIHCISTAGVLLSSHMDQKDDHQSSSGNWSGSSSTCPSQTSETIPPAASPPLTGSSHCDSELSLNTAPHANEEASVFVTEQYNDHLDKVRGHRANSFTSTVADLLDDPNNSNTSDSEWNYLHHHHDASCRQDFSPEHPKADSLGCPSFTSMATYDSFLEKSPSDKADTSSHFSVDTEGYYTSMHFDCGLKGNKSYVCHYAALGPENGQGVGVPPGLPDCAWQDYLDHRRQGRPSISFRKPKAKPTPPKRSSSLRKSDGNTDISEKKEPKTSSGQHLPHSSREMKLPLDFSNTPSRMENANLPTKQEPSWINQSEHAIKEPQLDTSDIPPFKDEGAESTHYADLWLLNDLKTNDPYRSLSNSSTATGTTVIECIKSPESSESQTSQSESRATTPSLPSVDNEFKLASPEKLAGLASPSSGYSSQSETPTSSFPTAFFSGPLSPGGSKRKPKVPERKSSLQQPSLKDGTISLSKDLELPIIPPTHLDLSALHNVLNKPFHHRHPLHVFTHNKQNTVGETLRSNPPPSLAITPTVLKSVNLRSINKSEEVKQKQGNNTDLPYLEESTLTMAALSPGKIRPHTVKKSISRQYSTEDTILSFLDSSAVDMGPDKLHLEKNTTFDVKNHCNPETTPSAGSNLLDSNVTKDQIHTESERIPESTPSKNCDFSNEGFQRVSATRPNDLDGKIIQHGAGPDGTLEQVQKASSVGQEEVAQLESVDVITSQSNSPTRATDISNQLKHQLVMSCHHDKVPGNISYESEISPANSLPEKCSEQENIASGISAKSASGNSRAEETQGSVDEASLKESSLSDDSIISSPSKDSQAEAEGVFVSPNKPRTTEDLFAVIHRSKRKVLGRKDSGDMSIRSKSRIPPGSNSSSTSSITSPSSNVTTANSQRSPGLIYRNAKKSNTSNEEFKLLLLKKGSRSDSSYRMSATEILKSPILPKPPGELTAESPQSTEDAHQGSPGAEALSPLSPCSPRVNAEGFSSKNFATSASARVGRSRAPPVASSSRYSVRCRLYNTPMQAISEGETENSDGSPHDDRSSQSST, from the exons AACACCGGAGCCGGAGTGATCGTCGAGAGCAGAGAGCAGCTGTCCCCCTTGCCACCGCTGCTCCCCCGCTGCCCTCCTACCCTCCAGCGCACAGCCAGAGGAGGCGTGAGGTTAAGGACCGTCACTTCCTAACG TCCCATCCCCCAGAGGATGAAGATACAGATGTCATGTTAGGGCAGAGGCCGAAAAACCCAATACACAATATCCCCTCTACACTGGACAAGCAGACCAACTGGAGCAAAGCACTACCTCTCCCGACGCCAGAGGAGAAGATGAAACAAGATGCCCAAGTGATTTCTTCTTGCATTATTCCCATCAACGTCACTG GAGTTGGTTTTGACAGAGAGGCTAGTATACGCTGCTCTCTTGTTCATTCACAATCCGTACTACAGAGGAGACGaaaattgaggaggaggaaaACCATCTCGGGTATCCCCAGAAGAGTTCAACAAGAAATAG ATTCTGATGAATCACCAGTGTCCAGGGAAAGGAATGTGATTGTGCACACAAACCCAGACCCCTCCAACACTGTCAACAGGAGGTCTGGAACCAGGGACTCTGAGTGCCAAACCGAGGATATTCTGATTGCTGCCCCATCCAGAAGGAGAATCAGAGCTCAAAGGGGTCAGAGCATTGCAGCTTCCCTTTCACACTCTGCTGGCAACATTTCTGCCCTGGCAGACAAAGGAGACACCATGTTTACTACTACAGTGAGCAGCCGCACAAGATCTCGGAGCCTTCCCCGGGAAGGCAACAGAGGTGGGGATACTGAGCCCAAAGTTGGTGCTAAACCCTCAGCATATGAAGAGGGAGAGCCTTTCGTGGGTGACCACAAAAGAATCCCCAATGATTGCAGTGAGGCTCCAAGCAGCCCAAGCACACAGGAACACCAGCCTGCTTTGGGCTTGGCCTGTTCTCAACATCTTCACAGCCCCCAGCACAAGTTAAGTGAGAGAGGGAGGTCACGCCTGTCCCGAATGGCTGCTGACTCTGGCAGCTGTGACATCTCCTCCAACTCAGACACCTTTGGGAGCCCCATCCACTGCATCTCCACGGCTGGCGTCCTCCTCAGCAGTCACATGGACCAGAAAGATGACCACCAGTCATCCAGTGGTAACTGGAGTGGGAGCAGCTCCACGTGCCCCTCACAGACCTCAGAAACAATCCCTCCTGCAGCTTCTCCTCCCCTTACTGGCTCTTCGCACTGTGACTCGGAATTGTCACTAAACACGGCCCCTCATGCCAATGAGGAAGCCAGCGTCTTCGTGACAGAACAGTACAATGATCACCTGGATAAAGTGAGAGGCCACCGGGCAAACTCCTTCACCTCCACTGTTGCAGATCTGCTGGATGACCCCAACAACAGCAACACAAGTGACAGTGAGTGGAATTACCTACACCACCATCACGATGCCTCCTGCCGCCAGGATTTTAGTCCTGAGCATCCCAAGGCAGATAGCTTGGGCTGCCCGAGCTTCACAAGCATGGCCACTTATGATAGCTTTCTGGAAAAGTCTCCATCAGACAAAGCAGACACTAGCTCTCACTTTTCGGTAGACACGGAAGGATACTATACCTCCATGCACTTTGACTGTGGTCTCAAAGGTAATAAGAGCTATGTCTGTCACTATGCAGCCCTGGGCCCAGAGAATGGCCAGGGTGTTGGGGTTCCTCCTGGTCTTCCGGACTGTGCCTGGCAGGACTATCTAGACCACAGGAGGCAGGGGAGACCAAGCATCTCTTTCAGAAAACCAAAGGCAAAGCCAACCCCACCTAAACGTAGCTCATCGTTGAGGAAGTCCGATGGAAACACAGACATTTCTGAGAAGAAAGAACCAAAGACAAGCAGTGGTCAGCACCTGCCTCACAGTTCCAGGGAAATGAAGCTGCCTCTTGATTTCTCCAACACGCCTTCTCGGATGGAAAATGCCAATCTTCCCACCAAACAGGAACCTTCTTGGATAAACCAGAGTGAACATGCTATTAAGGAACCTCAGTTAGACACTTCAGATATTCCACCATTCAAAGATGAAGGTGCTGAATCAACTCACTATGCAGACCTCTGGCTTCTAAATGACTTGAAAACAAATGATCCTTACAGATCTCTATCTAATTCAAGCACTGCTACAGGTACCACAGTTATTGAATGCATCAAATCTCCAGAGAGCTCTGAATCCCAAACATCCCAATCAGAATCAAGAGCCACCACCCCATCTCTTCCTTCTGTTGACAATGAGTTTAAACTGGCTTCACCAGAAAAGCTGGCTGGCTTGGCATCTCCGTCAAGTGGCTACTCAAGCCAGTCTGAAACGCCAACATCCTCTTTCCCTACAGCTTTCTTTTCAGGTCCGTTGTCTCCTGGAGGTAGCAAAAGGAAACCTAAAGTCCCAGAAAGGAAATCCTCATTACAGCAACCCTCTTTAAAAGATGGAACTATATCACTGAGTAAAGATCTTGAACTTCCAATTATACCTCCTACCCATCTTGACCTAAGTGCTCTTCATAATGTCTTGAACAAACCATTCCACCACCGTCATCCattgcatgttttcactcataatAAGCAGAACACAGTAGGAGAAACACTGAGGTCTAATCCTCCACCGTCCCTTGCAATTACACCAACAGTCCTGAAATCTGTTAACCTTAGGTCCATCAATAAGTCTGAAGAAGTGAAGCAAAAACAAGGCAACAATACAGATCTCCCCTACTTAGAGGAAAGCACTCTCACAATGGCTGCCTTGTCTCCGGGTAAGATTAGGCCACATACAGTGAAGAAATCAATATCACGTCAGTACTCCACTGAAGACACCATACTGTCGTTTTTAGACTCCTCTGCAGTTGATATGGGGCCAGATAAActacatttagaaaaaaacactACATTTGATGTGAAGAATCATTGCAATCCAGAAACCACACCCTCAGCTGGTAGCAATCTTCTGGATTCAAATGTCACAAAGGACCAAATACACACAGAGAGTGAGCGTATTCCAGAAAGCACACCAAGTAAAAACTGTGATTTTTCCAACGAAGGATTTCAGAGGGTCTCTGCTACCCGCCCAAATGATTTGGATGGTAAAATAATACAACATGGAGCTGGTCCAGATGGAACCCTAGAACAGGTACAGAAGGCGTCCTCCGTAGGTCAGGAGGAAGTTGCACAACTGGAATCTGTGGATGTAATCACATCTCAGTCAAACTCACCAACTAGAGCAACAGACATAAGCAATCAACTTAAGCATCAACTTGTTATGAGCTGCCACCACGACAAAGTGCCTGGGAATATCAGCTATGAATCAGAGATATCACCTGCAAATTCACTCCCTGAAAAATGTTCTGAGCAGGAAAATATTGCTTCAGGTATTTCAGCCAAAAGTGCCTCTGGTAACAGCAGAGCAGAGGAGACCCAAGGAAGTGTGGATGAGGCTTCACTGAAAG aatcatCACTGAGCGATGACTCCATCATTTCATCACCTAGTAAAGACTCTCAAGCTGAAGCGGAGGGGGTGTTTGTGTCTCCCAACAAACCTCGAACAACTGAGGATTTATTCGCAGTCATTCACAG aTCCAAGAGGAAAGTACTTGGAAGAAAAGATTCTGGGGACATGTCTATTCGAAGCAAATCGAGAATTCCCCCTGGCAGTAATAGCAGCAGTACCAGTTCCATCACTTCACCCAGCAGCAATGTGACAACCGCCAACAGCCAGAGGTCACCTGGTCTCATCTACCGAAATGCCAAAAAGTCCAACACATCAAACGAAGAGTTTAAGCTGTTACTCCTCAAGAAAGGCAGTCGCTCGGATTCCAGTTACCGCATGTCTGCCACTGAGATCCTGAAGAGTCCCATCCTGCCCAAACCTCCTGGGGAGCTCACAGCAGAGTCCCCTCAAAGCACTGAAGATGCCCACCAGGGTTCACCTGGGGCTGAGGCATTGTCCCCACTTTCTCCGTGCTCCCCACGAGTTAATGCAGAAGGATTTTCCTCGAAGAACTTTGCCACCTCAGCATCAGCAAGGGTTGGACGTTCCCGGGCCCCTCCCGTGGCCAGCAGCAGCCGCTACAGTGTCCGCTGCCGGCTGTACAACACGCCCATGCAGGCTATCTCtgagggagagacagaaaattcTGACGGGAGCCCACACGACGACCGCTCCTCCCAGAGCTCAACATAG